A window of Cloacibacillus sp. genomic DNA:
TGATGAAGTTTCTTTTGCTTTCTCTTTATTCTTTTTGTCATGGTGCCGCTGTGCTTTTTGCGGCGATGTGCCGTTTCGAAGCGCAACAGGAGCTAGTATATCATAGCTTTGCGACATGTCAACGAATACACATGCCCTACTTACATATTATTATATTTTCTTTTAGTATTCTTTTATAGACTTATTTAACATTATAGTTGTAAATGTAGGGGGCATTGCCGGCATAAAATAAATGCGGCGTTTTTAATATCCAGGTCAACGCCGCAAAAATCCATATTTATTTTTAAGTTTTCTTTCGGATGCTAAAAATCTTCCGGGCCTTCGTCGGGCATACCGTCCTCCTGCGTGATGTCGAGCTTGAGAACGCCCTCTTCAAGCAGCGCTTCCACGTTGTCTTCGAGCGTGTTTTCGTCCGGCTCTTCTTTGACAGGTTCGTCAAGCAGGCCAAGCCCAGCCGCTACCTTATGGAGCACCTCTTTGGTTATCTCGTCCATGAGCTCCGGGTTCTTTTCGATGTACGCGGCTACGGTCTCTTTGCCCTGGCCGAGCGTTTCGCCCTTGTAGGTGAGCCACGAGCCTTTGCGTTTTACAACTTCGCGGTCGATGGCCATGTCGAGCACCGCGATGCCTTTGGGCACGCCTTTGCCGTAGATGAGCGTGGTGTGCGCGCTGCGGAACGGCGGCGCCTGTTTGTTTTTGACTACCTTTATCCACAGTTCGTGGCCTATCGCCACTTCGCTCTGCGTCACCTGTTTGCCGCGGCGCACCTCTATCCTGACGGAGCTGTAGAATTTGAGCGCGCGTCCGCCGGTGGTGGTTTCGGTCGGGCCTTGGCTGTATCCCGCGCTTATCTGCGCTCTGAGCTGGTTTATAAAGATGACGGTGGTGTTGCTCTTTGAGATAGCGGCCGTGAGCCTTCTTAGCGCATAGCTCATGAGGCGCGCGTGAAGGCCGACCTGCTTGCCTCCCTCGTCCATTTTTCCGTCTATTTCAGCCTGCGGCGTAAGCGCGGCGACTGAGTCTACTACTACAAGGTCGACGGCTCCGCTGCGCACGAGCGCGTCAAGAATGTAGAAGGCCTGTTCACCGCTGTCGGGCTGCGAGAGATAGAGGTTTGCCGTGTCTACTCCGAGCTGCGAGGCAAGCCGCGGGTCAAGCGCGTGTTCCGCGTCTATGAAGGCGGTGATGCCGCCGGCCCTTTGAGCTTCGGCCAGTATGTGGAGCGCTATCGTCGTCTTTCCGCCGCCTTCAGGGCCGAATATCTCAACTACGCGTCCGCGCGGCACGCCGCCGATGCCAAGAGCTACGTCGAGCGGAAGGATGCCGGTGGGGATGACCTCGACGGGGTGCAGCACCTCGTCACCGAGGCGCATTATGGCTCCGTCGCCAAATTTGCCCCTTATCTCTCCGAGCGCCTGCTGGAATATATCCTCTTTAGTGACGGCCGCTTTGCCAGTTGCTTTTTTTGCCATCTTCATGCCTCCATTTATTATATTTTTATACTCCTTGATTTCATTTACATTATATCATCTATTATCTTTTTTATTATCTATCTTTATTTATTATCTTGTCTGTCTTTGCGGCGCGCGTTTTATTTTAACGGAAATATTTCAAGCGGCGTGTATATGGGGCCTGACGGCGTGAGCTCGCTTTTCATAAATATTATCTCAGATACACGCCACGGGGCTGCGGAAATATTTGTTTTTATGAGTGCCGCGGCGCAGTCTAGCGCAAGCGGGCCTCTTTCTGCGCGGCGGCCAAGCGTTATGTGCGGGGAAAAGCTTTTTTCTTTTTCTATGCCGCATCTGAAGGCGCAGCCGTCGACCGTCTTTTGCAGCGCACGCAGCGCCTCAGTCTCATTGCGCAGCGCAGTCCAAAGCACGCGCGGGGCTTTAAGGTTCGGAAAGCCGCCTATGCCTTCGGCTGAAAGTTCAAAGGGCGCTCCGAGGCGAGCGCGGCCAAGCTCCGCCGTTATCGCAGCTACAGTCTCTCTGGGCAGCTCGCCGCAGAATTTCAGCGTGACGTGTATCGTTTCCGGCTTCACCCAGCGGATGTCGGAACAGGCGCCGCGAAGCGCGCGGATGGAGCCGGCCAGGCTTTCTATCCGACTTTGCGGAAGTTTGACGCATATAAAGGTTCGCACAAGGCGCCCCGCGTATTTAGGGATTCAGCCGCCCATCGCGGGAGGCCCTTTCTTTTGCGTATTCAAGCAGCGCGGCAAGCGCGGCGTCTACGGTCTGGCTCCGCACCTCGTCGCGCGCGCCGTCAAACGTTTTGAGAAAGGCGCGCTCGCCCTCTTCCGTGCTTATGCCAAACCACACCGTGCCTACCGGTTTTTGGGCGCTGCCTCCGCCGGGGCCGGCTATTCCCGTGACGCTGAGCGCGACTTTGGCGCCGAATATCTTTCGTGAGCCGCGCGCCATTTCGGAGGCGCACTGGGCGCTCACGGCGCCGTGGCGTTCAAGCGTCTCTTTTGAGACGCCCAGGATGTTTTCTTTGGCTGAGTTTATGTAGGTGACGGCGGAGCCCCAAAATATGTCAGAGGCGCCCGCTATCTCGGTGACAGCGGCCGCTATCATGCCGCCGGTGCAGGACTCCGCAAGCGAAAGAGAGAGCCCTTGAGCTTTGAATGTTTCTATGAGGCGCGACGCCTCGTTTTGTCTTTCTTTCATTGCGCGCTCCTATCTGCCGGCTAGCGCAAGGATGGAGGCAAGTCCGTCCGCGAAGAGCAGCCAGTGTATGAAGCGCAGCAGCAGATTTACGACTATGCCGCCCGCGATGTCGTCGGCCATGATGCCGGCGCCGCCCGGCAGTTTTTCAAAATATTTTATCGGGCAGGGCTTCGTGATGTCGACGATGCGGAATAAAAAGAGCGCGACGATGGCGTAGGAGAGGTCCAGTCCCCACGCGGCTATCCAGACGCCGACTACTTCGTCTATTACGACTTCGCCCGGGTCGCTGCGTTCTGAGGCCTTTTCGTATTTGTCGGCGGCGATGCAGCCGATTATGGCCACTATCGCTATGCCCCACGCGGGGATGCCGCGGCACAGCAGCCACAAAGCGGAGCCGGCGATGGAGCCGAGCGTGCCCGGCATCCTTGAAAAACGTCCAAGCGTGCCGACCGTCGCCACCTGTCCGTACCAGGTATTCATTTCCGGCGTCTTTATCATATCTCTTCTCCTGACATGTCGTGCGGAAGCGCTTCCGTTATCTTTACCGTGATGAAGTTTCCCTCTTTAAGGTCGGGGCGCGCGTTGTTTATCTCTATTATGCCGTCCACCTCCGGCGCCTCGCGGAA
This region includes:
- the recA gene encoding recombinase RecA — its product is MAKKATGKAAVTKEDIFQQALGEIRGKFGDGAIMRLGDEVLHPVEVIPTGILPLDVALGIGGVPRGRVVEIFGPEGGGKTTIALHILAEAQRAGGITAFIDAEHALDPRLASQLGVDTANLYLSQPDSGEQAFYILDALVRSGAVDLVVVDSVAALTPQAEIDGKMDEGGKQVGLHARLMSYALRRLTAAISKSNTTVIFINQLRAQISAGYSQGPTETTTGGRALKFYSSVRIEVRRGKQVTQSEVAIGHELWIKVVKNKQAPPFRSAHTTLIYGKGVPKGIAVLDMAIDREVVKRKGSWLTYKGETLGQGKETVAAYIEKNPELMDEITKEVLHKVAAGLGLLDEPVKEEPDENTLEDNVEALLEEGVLKLDITQEDGMPDEGPEDF
- a CDS encoding phosphatidylglycerophosphatase A — encoded protein: MIKTPEMNTWYGQVATVGTLGRFSRMPGTLGSIAGSALWLLCRGIPAWGIAIVAIIGCIAADKYEKASERSDPGEVVIDEVVGVWIAAWGLDLSYAIVALFLFRIVDITKPCPIKYFEKLPGGAGIMADDIAGGIVVNLLLRFIHWLLFADGLASILALAGR
- the thpR gene encoding RNA 2',3'-cyclic phosphodiesterase, whose translation is MRTFICVKLPQSRIESLAGSIRALRGACSDIRWVKPETIHVTLKFCGELPRETVAAITAELGRARLGAPFELSAEGIGGFPNLKAPRVLWTALRNETEALRALQKTVDGCAFRCGIEKEKSFSPHITLGRRAERGPLALDCAAALIKTNISAAPWRVSEIIFMKSELTPSGPIYTPLEIFPLK
- a CDS encoding CinA family protein yields the protein MKERQNEASRLIETFKAQGLSLSLAESCTGGMIAAAVTEIAGASDIFWGSAVTYINSAKENILGVSKETLERHGAVSAQCASEMARGSRKIFGAKVALSVTGIAGPGGGSAQKPVGTVWFGISTEEGERAFLKTFDGARDEVRSQTVDAALAALLEYAKERASRDGRLNP